The following proteins are encoded in a genomic region of Ovis canadensis isolate MfBH-ARS-UI-01 breed Bighorn chromosome 12, ARS-UI_OviCan_v2, whole genome shotgun sequence:
- the METTL13 gene encoding eEF1A lysine and N-terminal methyltransferase, with translation MNLLPKSSKEFGSVDYWEKFFQQRGKKAFEWYGTYLELCGVLHKYIKPREKVLVVGCGNSELSEQLYDVGYQDIVNIDISEVVIKQMKERNASRRPRMSFLKMDMTQMEFPDASFQVVLDKGTLDAVLTDEEEKTLQQVDRMLAEVGRVLQVGGRYLCISLAQAHVLKKAVGHFSREGWMVRVHQVASSQDQLLEAEPRFSLPVFAFIMTKFRPVTGSALQIFELCAQEQGKPVRLESAERLAEAVRERQQYAWLCSQLYRKAGLGSVSLDLCNGDTGEPRYTLHVVDSPTVKPSRDNHFAIFIIPQGRETEWLFGMEEGRKQLAASAGFRRLITVALHRGQQYEGMDSIQAELSARVMELAPAGMPAQLQVPFLSVGGDIGVRIVQHQDCSPLSGDYVIEDVQGDDKRYFRRLIFLSNRNVVQSEARLLQDVSHRAQKKRKKDRKKHRPADTPEDLPAAPGQSIDKSYLCCEHHKAMIAGLALLKNPERLLETPLALLVVGLGGGSLPLFIHDHFPKSCIHAVEIDPSMLEVATQWFGFSQSDRMKVHIADGLDFITRLAEEEARPHYDVIMFDVDSKDPTLGMSCPPPAFVAQLFLQKVKSILTSEGVFILNLVCRDLGLKDSVLAGLKAVFPLLYVRRIEGEVNEILFCQLHSESKLATPELLEMAQALEQTLRKPGKGWDDTYVLSDMLNTVKIV, from the exons ATGAATCTCTTACCTAAAAGCTCGAAGGAGTTTGGCTCCGTTGACTATTGGGAGAAGTTCTTCCAGCAGCGAGGAAAGAAAGCTTTCGAGTGGTATGGAACCTACCTGGAACTGTGCGGGGTGCTGCACAAATACATCAAGCCTAGGGAAAAG gtGCTAGTGGTTGGGTGTGGTAACTCAGAGCTAAGCGAGCAGCTGTATGATGTGGGCTATCAGGATATAGTGAATATTGACATTAGTGAGGTCGTCATCAAGCAAATGAAGGAGCGCAATGCCAGTAGACGGCCCAGGATGAGCTTCTTGAAGATGGACATGACACAGATGGAGTTCCCCGACGCCTCGTTCCAGGTGGTGTTGGACAAGGGCACCCTGGACGCTGTCCTGACAGATGAGGAGGAGAAGACCCTGCAGCAGGTGGACAGGATGCTGGCTGAGGTTGGCCGTGTCCTGCAGGTGGGCGGTCGCTACCTCTGCATCTCCCTGGCTCAGGCTCACGTCCTGAAGAAAGCAGTGGGTCACTTCTCTCGGGAGGGGTGGATGGTGAGGGTGCACCAGGTGGCCAGCAGCCAGGACCAGCTGTTGGAAGCAGAGCCTCGGTTCTCCCTGCCTGTCTTTGCCTTCATCATGACCAAGTTCAGGCCGGTCACTGGCTCTGCCCTTCAGATCTTTGAGCTGTGTGCTCAGGAGCAGGGCAAGCCTGTGCGGCTGGAGAGTGCCGAGCGGCTGGCCGAGGCAGTGCGGGAGCGGCAGCAATATGCCTGGCTGTGCAGCCAGCTGTACCGCAAGGCCGGGCTGGGGAGTGTGTCCCTGGACTTGTGCAATGGGGACACGGGGGAGCCACGCTACACCCTCCACGTGGTGGACAGCCCCACTGTGAAACCATCGCGGGACAATCATTTTGCCATTTTCATCA TCCCCCAGGGTCGGGAGACAGAGTGGCTGTTTGGCATGGAGGAGGGCCGGAAGCAGCTGGCAGCCAGTGCAGGCTTCAGGAGGCTGATCACAGTGGCCCTTCACCGAGGTCAGCAGTATGAAGGCATGGACAGCATCCAGGCTGAGCTGTCGGCCAGAGTCATGGAGCTGGCCCCGGCCGGGATGCCCGCCCAGCTGCAG GTGCCCTTCCTGTCTGTGGGTGGGGACATTGGGGTCCGCATCGTTCAGCACCAAGACTGCAGCCCCTTGAGTGGTGACTACGTCATCGAGGACGTGCAAGGAGATGACAAGCGCTACTTCCGGCGGCTCATCTTCCTCAGCAACAGGAATGTGGTGCAGTCAGAAGCCAGGCTGCTGCAGGACGTGTCTCACAGAG CCCAGAAGAAACGGAAAAAGGACAGGAAGAAGCATCGGCCTGCTGATACCCCAGAGGACCTGCCTGCAGCCCCGGGGCAGTCCATTGATAAGAGTTACCTGTGCTGTGAACACCACAAAGCCATGATCGCCGGCCTTGCGCTGCTGAAAAACCCGGAGCGGCTCCTAG AGACCCCACTGGCACTGTTGGTGGTAGGCCTGGGCGGGGGCAGCCTCCCTCTCTTTATCCACGATCATTTCCCAAAGTCCTGCATCCATGCTGTGGAGATCGACCCCTCTATGTTGGAAGTGGCCACCCAGTGGTTCGGCTTTTCCCAGAGTGACCGGATGAAGGTCCACATTGCAGATGGTCTGGACTTTATAACCCGCCTGGCAGAAGAAGAAG CACGGCCTCACTACGACGTCATAATGTTCGATGTGGACAGTAAGGACCCAACCCTGGGAATGAGCTGTCCACCCCCAGCATTTGTGGCCCAGCTTTTCCTGCAGAAGGTCAAAAGCATCTTGACTTCTGAAG GTGTCTTTATCCTCAACCTTGTGTGCCGAGACTTGGGGCTAAAGGACTCGGTGCTGGCTGGGCTTAAGGCGGTGTTCCCCCTCCTGTACGTCCGGCGAATCGAGGGTGAAGTCAACGAGATCCTGTTCTGTCAGCTGCACTCTGAGTCCAAACTCGCTACACCAGAGCTCCTGGAAATGGCCCAGGCCTTGGAGCAGACCCTGAGGAAGCCCGGAAAGGGCTGGGATGACACGTATGTCCTGTCAGACATGCTCAACACTGTGAAGATCGTGTGA